A genomic window from Lotus japonicus ecotype B-129 chromosome 1, LjGifu_v1.2 includes:
- the LOC130730065 gene encoding uncharacterized protein LOC130730065, with product MPYLVRENLLIGNIGDAAEVLQTGTVDNHHVTHVLSVLSSASVSFFSEWRTGFSVPVKEISKLHVADVDSAGGKTALSPEKLLYSLEYAGHDLKLVRMAVPLRDTESEDLLDYLEVCVDFVDRSRKEGGKVLVHCFAGVSRSAAVITAYLMKTENLSQEDALESLRQKCEFVCPNDGFLEQLKMFEEMGFKVDQSSPIYKRFRLKVLGESHFSGLRIDSSKLGEDPGMPVENSPEVQEPVKVENNRSPTYRCKKCRRIVALQEHVVDHIPGEGETSFGWHKRRSGNPFNKSNESECSSIFIEPLRWMKAVEEGALEGKLSCVHCDARLGYFNWAGIQCSCGSWITPAFQLHQSRVDISRV from the exons ATGCCTTACCTCGTCCGTGAGAATCTCCTCATCGGAAACATCGGCGACGCGGCGGAGGTTCTCCAAACCGGCACCGTCGACAACCACCACGTCACCCACGTCCTCTCCGTCCTCAGCTCCGCCTCCGTCTCCTTCTTCTCCGAATGGCGCACCGGCTTCTCCGTCCCCGTCAAGGAGATCAGTAAACTCCACGTCGCTGATGTCGACTCCGCCGGCGGGAAAACTGCTCTCTCCCCTGAGAAGCTCCTCTACTCGCTTGAGTACGCCGGACACGACCTCAAGCTTGTTCGCATGGCGGTTCCTCTTAGAGATACCGAGAGCGAGGACTTGCTTGATTACCTCGAGGTTTGCGTCGATTTCGTTGATCGGAGTAGGAAGGAAGGTGGAAAGGTTTTGGTTCACTGCTTCGCCGGAGTTTCTAGAAG TGCGGCGGTGATAACAGCTTATTTGATGAAAACGGAGAATCTGTCACAAGAAG ATGCGCTTGAATCGTTAAGGCAGAAGTGTGAATTTGTTTGTCCCAATGATGGTTTTCTAGAGCAG TTGAAAATGTTTGAGGAGATGGGATTCAAGGTTGATCAATCCAGCCCTATATACAAGCGCTTTCGTTTAAAAGTACTAG gCGAGAGTCATTTCTCAGGGCTGAGGATAGACAGTTCTAAACTTGGTGAAGATCCAGGCATGCCTGTTGAAAATTCTCCAGAGGTACAAGAACCTGTCAAAGTAGAAAATAACCGTAGCCCTACATATCGTTGTAAGAAGTGCCGACGGATTGTCGCGTTGCAAGAACATGTCGTAGATCATATTCCCGGTGAGGGCGAGACGTCCTTTGGGTGGCACAAGCGGAGAAGTGGGAACCCTTTTAACAAGTCTAATGAATCTGAGTGTTCGTCCATATTTATTGAGCCTCTAAGATGGATGAAAGCTG TTGAGGAAGGCGCGTTGGAGGGAAAACTGTCCTGTGTTCACTGTGATGCCCGTTTGGGATACTTCAATTGGGCAGGCATACAGTGCAGCTGCGGAAGCTGGATAACCCCAGCTTTTCAACTCCACCAAAGCCGGGTAGATATAAGCCGTGTATAA
- the LOC130723019 gene encoding pentatricopeptide repeat-containing protein At5g50390, chloroplastic-like, with the protein MGYVVRLRSWLCVLGTKRQWTCFKFWELEGDAANVGGSTYDALVNFCVGLRSIRGIKRVFNYMISNGFEPDLYTMNRVLHMHVRCGLMLDAHKLFADMPERDAVSWMTLIGRLVDSGNYAEAFEQFLCMWEEFNDCRSRTFATMVRASFCVSSSWFWLNIVANTGLVDFYSKLGRMKHCH; encoded by the coding sequence ATGGGCTATGTAGTCAGATTGAGAAGTTGGCTTTGTGTACTAGGTACAAAGAGGCAATGGACCTGTTTTAAATTTTGGGAACTTGAAGGTGATGCTGCTAATGTGGGTGGTAGCACTTATGATGCTTTGGTGAATTTTTGTGTTGGCTTGAGGTCAATTAGAGGGATTAAGAGGGTGTTTAATTATATGATTAGTAATGGGTTTGAGCCTGATCTGTATACGATGAACAGGGTTTTGCATATGCATGTGAGATGTGGTCTCATGCTTGATGCACACAAGTTGTTTGCTGATATGCCTGAGAGAGACGCGGTTTCTTGGATGACCTTGATCGGTAGACTTGTGGACTCTGGGAATTATGCTGAAGCTTTTGAACAGTTTTTGTGCATGTGGGAAGAGTTTAATGACTGCAGGTCTCGCACTTTTGCCACCATGGTTCGGGCATCATTCTGCGTTAGTTCGTCATGGTTTTGGCTGAATATTGTGGCAAACACAGGGCTTGTTGACTTCTATAGCAAATTGGGTAGGATGAAACATTGTCATTAA